The Vibrio tubiashii DNA window CGTAACATGCAGCCCTGCCGCTTGGCTGATCACCTCCAAATTCCCTTTGAAGTATCGTTCTATCATCGTCAGCATCATTTGATGTTTCTGTTTGTACAAACGACGCATCTTTCGAATATGACGAACTAGGTCACCTTCGGCAATAAAATCCGCCAGAGCAGCTTGAGTATGGCTCGGTGAGTCTCCACTTAACGCATCTTTTATGCTTAGGGCTTGTTCAACCATAGACTTGGGCAACACCAGATAACCTAAGCGTAGGCCATTGAACATCACTTTACTGAGAGAGCCTACGTAGATGACGTGTTGATCATGCCCGGTTTTAGCTGCTAAGCCTTGCAGACTTGGATAAGGGCGGTGAGCAAACTGAAATTCACTGTCGTAATCATCCTCAATGACCCAGCCGTTACGATTTTTCGCCCATTCAATTAGCCTTAAACGCTGATTGATATCTAAGGTCGTGCCTAGCGGATATTGGTTGCTTGGGGTGACGTAAATCGCCTTGCTGCAACTACTCTCAACTAGGTTCAATTCCAAACCCGATTTAGGGACAACGATCGCGGGACTCCAATCACAACTAAGCAAGTTGAGAACTTTAGCCATCTGCGTATAGCCCGGCTGCTCCATCAAGATGCCCTGTTTATCTTTCGTAGTCAGTAAAGCAGCGATGGTTAGGGCTTGCTGTGCTCCTGACGTAATAACTACCCTATCTGGATCGCAGACCACAGAACGGCTCGTCGCTAAGTAGCTTGCAAGCGCTTCTCGCAAGCTGCCATCACCTTGAATATCTTGCCCGCCGAGTAGGCTCATACGACTAATATGACGAGATAACAATCTTTGCCATTTCTGGGTTGGAAACTCACCAAGATCCGGAACGCCGGGCGAAAAAGCACGACTGTAATCAGCAGGTTTAACTGGGGGGCTTGGCTTAATGGACTGATAAGCCGTTGTCACAAATTGGTCTGGCAGCTCTAGCGCAACAAAGTAGCCAGAGCCAGCTCGGCTCTCCAAATAACCTTCAGCATGCAACTGTTCATACGCATGGATCACCGTATTCCGGCTCAGGTTAAGCTCCTCGGCCAGTTTACGTGTCGAAGGAAGCTTGAGCCCCTTTCCCCATAACTGTCCAACGATTTTATCCCTGACTGCGTTAAACAACGCATCTTGCTTAGTACGACTCTCGTTACTTAATTGAAGATCGCCAATATCGATTAACGCCATAAGTGGATCCATCCATCAAATAGAAGTGGCTCTAAATTTAGTACCAATTTAAAGATACATTTTCTGTAAATCAAATATTTGCAGGAGGCAAAGCAATGTTATCAGCAACCAAAAGAACTGAACTTAAGAAAGGGGCTCATAAAGCCGTTACCGAGCAACAAGCGTTATACGACATTATTGACGAGTCATTAGTGGCACACATCGCCATCTCAGACAGTGAGCAACCCTATGTCATCCCGATGTTGGCATGGCGCGTAGAAGATACCGTCTATATTCACGGAGCAAACAACAGTCGGCTGATGCGCAATTTAAAAGGTGGGGTCAATACTTGTTTAACATTCACCTTGTTCGATGGCTGGGTTT harbors:
- the pdxR gene encoding MocR-like pyridoxine biosynthesis transcription factor PdxR — its product is MALIDIGDLQLSNESRTKQDALFNAVRDKIVGQLWGKGLKLPSTRKLAEELNLSRNTVIHAYEQLHAEGYLESRAGSGYFVALELPDQFVTTAYQSIKPSPPVKPADYSRAFSPGVPDLGEFPTQKWQRLLSRHISRMSLLGGQDIQGDGSLREALASYLATSRSVVCDPDRVVITSGAQQALTIAALLTTKDKQGILMEQPGYTQMAKVLNLLSCDWSPAIVVPKSGLELNLVESSCSKAIYVTPSNQYPLGTTLDINQRLRLIEWAKNRNGWVIEDDYDSEFQFAHRPYPSLQGLAAKTGHDQHVIYVGSLSKVMFNGLRLGYLVLPKSMVEQALSIKDALSGDSPSHTQAALADFIAEGDLVRHIRKMRRLYKQKHQMMLTMIERYFKGNLEVISQAAGLHVTVRWRGYIAEQDWSAHANDRGIVIRPFSYYEQHDGGVKRDWSGAVLGFGNVALDEIEPNIRILAEIFNS